Proteins encoded within one genomic window of Paludisphaera rhizosphaerae:
- a CDS encoding biliverdin-producing heme oxygenase, with protein sequence MMMSRLKEATRLHHEAVETRLGSYRLTRSLDGYKRVLRRFLGFHRPVEDALVKIPGWPAVGINPDERRKAHLLEADLRTLGVSESELAAQPNCPFPPPLTSLPEALGVMYVLEGSTLGGQYMRKLVRETLGLTPESGCAYFASYGESVGPMWKAFGAAVDAFATTDEIRATIERSAVATFEAVDGWFAEGLASDRSAS encoded by the coding sequence ATGATGATGTCTCGGCTGAAGGAGGCGACGCGTCTCCATCACGAAGCCGTCGAGACCCGGTTGGGCTCGTACCGGCTGACGCGCTCGCTCGACGGCTACAAACGCGTCCTTCGGCGGTTTCTGGGCTTCCATCGCCCCGTGGAGGACGCGCTCGTCAAGATCCCCGGCTGGCCGGCCGTCGGGATCAACCCCGACGAACGGCGCAAGGCTCATCTGCTGGAGGCCGACCTGCGGACTCTCGGAGTCTCCGAGTCGGAACTCGCCGCTCAGCCCAACTGTCCGTTCCCGCCGCCGCTGACCAGCCTTCCGGAAGCCCTCGGCGTCATGTACGTCCTGGAGGGTTCGACGCTCGGCGGTCAATACATGCGAAAGCTCGTGCGCGAGACGCTGGGCCTGACGCCGGAGTCCGGCTGCGCCTACTTCGCCAGCTACGGCGAGAGCGTCGGCCCCATGTGGAAGGCGTTCGGCGCCGCGGTCGACGCCTTCGCGACGACCGACGAAATCCGCGCGACGATCGAGCGGTCGGCCGTCGCGACTTTCGAGGCCGTCGACGGTTGGTTCGCCGAAGGCCTCGCCTCGGACCGGTCTGCGTCCTAG
- the glgP gene encoding alpha-glucan family phosphorylase: protein MVGQTNLLDKLKELARNLWWCWQANAIDLFRELDPILWREVDHNPVEFLQRLPADQLEKRAAEMALDSRIDSAFRRLSEYLKDADSWGSIHATILRARPVAYFSAEFGLHESLPIYSGGLGVLAGDHLKSASDLGIPLIGVGLLYNQGYFRQSLDANGWQQESYLNTDVEKLPIEPAVAADGSPLRVAVETTNGTLHAKVWRVEVGRTTLLLLDANVPENNESDRQLTARLYGGDARTRIRQELLLGVGGVRAIRAFGIRPSVLHLNEGHSAFAVLEKIRELMEETGLPFGEVLRDVAQMTVFTTHTPVAAGHDRFPPQLVEEHLGRIREALNLSYDDFMGLGRVYPHDLNELFTMTVLALKLSRYANGVSALHGVVSRRMWHPLYANLPEENVPIGHITNGVHVQTWIAPQVARLFNRHLGIDWAKRQRYAETWTAIDKVDDGELNETQQILKARLIHFVRSRLAAQAKKRGEPDATVERFANVLDQNTLTIGFARRFATYKRAGLVLQDIDRMVDIIRNAEKPIQFVFAGKAHPEDRMGKELIQYIVKNAWDSRFRNNIVFVEDYDMNVARHLVQGVDVWLNNPRRPQEASGTSGEKAVLNGALNFSILDGWWAEAYDGANGFAIGHGTTHASIQVQDERDHASLLEVLTTKVVPTFYDRDAEGLPRKWLAMQKHAFRTLAWKFNADRMVMDYVKRSYLPAAGGVACL from the coding sequence ATGGTCGGCCAAACGAACCTCCTCGACAAACTCAAGGAACTCGCCCGCAACCTCTGGTGGTGTTGGCAGGCCAACGCCATCGACCTGTTCCGCGAGTTGGACCCGATCCTGTGGCGCGAGGTCGACCACAACCCGGTCGAGTTCCTCCAGCGGCTACCGGCCGATCAGCTTGAGAAGCGGGCCGCCGAGATGGCCTTGGACTCCCGGATCGACTCGGCGTTCCGACGTCTCTCCGAATACCTCAAGGACGCCGACTCCTGGGGGTCGATCCACGCGACGATCCTCCGGGCCCGGCCGGTGGCCTATTTCTCAGCGGAATTCGGCCTGCACGAGAGCCTGCCGATCTACTCCGGCGGTCTGGGCGTCCTGGCCGGCGACCACCTCAAGAGCGCCAGCGATCTGGGCATCCCGCTGATCGGGGTGGGCCTGCTGTACAACCAGGGCTACTTCCGCCAGTCGCTCGACGCCAACGGCTGGCAGCAGGAAAGCTATCTGAACACGGACGTGGAGAAGCTCCCGATCGAGCCGGCCGTCGCCGCCGACGGGTCCCCCCTGCGCGTGGCCGTGGAAACCACCAACGGCACGCTCCACGCCAAGGTGTGGCGGGTCGAGGTCGGCCGGACGACCCTGCTGCTGCTGGACGCGAACGTCCCCGAGAACAACGAGTCCGACCGCCAGCTCACCGCCCGACTCTACGGCGGCGACGCCCGGACCCGCATCCGGCAGGAGCTGCTGCTGGGCGTCGGCGGCGTGCGGGCGATCCGAGCCTTCGGGATTCGGCCGTCGGTCCTCCACCTCAACGAAGGGCATAGCGCGTTCGCCGTGCTGGAGAAGATCCGCGAGTTGATGGAGGAGACTGGCCTCCCCTTCGGCGAGGTCCTCCGCGACGTCGCCCAGATGACGGTCTTCACCACCCACACCCCCGTCGCCGCCGGCCACGACCGCTTCCCTCCTCAACTCGTCGAGGAGCACCTGGGCCGCATTCGCGAGGCGCTCAACCTCTCGTACGACGACTTCATGGGGCTGGGCCGGGTCTACCCCCACGACCTCAACGAGCTCTTCACGATGACCGTGCTGGCCCTGAAGCTCTCGCGTTACGCCAACGGCGTCAGCGCGTTGCACGGGGTCGTCTCGCGCCGGATGTGGCACCCGCTCTACGCAAACCTCCCCGAAGAGAACGTCCCGATCGGCCACATCACGAACGGCGTCCACGTTCAGACGTGGATCGCCCCCCAGGTGGCGCGGCTGTTCAACCGCCATCTCGGGATCGATTGGGCCAAGCGCCAGCGCTACGCCGAGACGTGGACGGCCATCGACAAGGTCGACGACGGCGAGCTGAATGAAACGCAGCAGATCCTCAAGGCCCGGCTGATCCACTTCGTCCGCAGCCGCCTGGCCGCCCAGGCCAAGAAGCGCGGCGAACCGGATGCGACGGTCGAGCGGTTCGCCAACGTCCTGGACCAGAACACGCTGACGATCGGCTTCGCCCGCCGGTTCGCGACCTACAAGCGGGCCGGCCTGGTGCTCCAGGACATCGACCGGATGGTCGACATCATCCGGAACGCCGAGAAGCCCATCCAGTTCGTCTTCGCGGGCAAGGCCCACCCTGAGGACCGGATGGGCAAGGAGCTGATCCAGTACATCGTCAAGAACGCCTGGGACAGTCGGTTCCGCAACAACATCGTGTTCGTGGAAGACTACGACATGAACGTCGCCCGCCACCTGGTTCAGGGGGTCGACGTCTGGCTGAACAATCCTCGACGGCCGCAGGAGGCCAGCGGCACCTCGGGTGAGAAGGCCGTGCTCAACGGCGCCTTGAACTTCTCGATCCTCGACGGCTGGTGGGCCGAGGCTTACGACGGCGCCAACGGCTTCGCGATCGGACACGGCACGACCCACGCGTCGATCCAGGTCCAGGACGAGCGCGACCACGCCTCGCTCCTCGAAGTGTTGACCACCAAGGTCGTCCCCACCTTCTACGACCGCGACGCCGAGGGCCTGCCTCGGAAGTGGCTGGCGATGCAGAAGCACGCCTTCCGCACGCTGGCCTGGAAGTTCAACGCCGACCGCATGGTCATGGACTACGTCAAGCGGAGCTACCTGCCGGCGGCCGGCGGCGTCGCCTGCCTGTGA